Proteins encoded by one window of Salvia splendens isolate huo1 chromosome 7, SspV2, whole genome shotgun sequence:
- the LOC121810253 gene encoding OVARIAN TUMOR DOMAIN-containing deubiquitinating enzyme 9-like, whose amino-acid sequence MGMMCDLDPDVVRWGLHHLDICSLANSGSLPAVTCYAEEKSTNDKLKEDFCIKAESVVENDKAIAQALQEELSRLDAAQDLRSVSSREQQNQKESILTQNWLGPSGRHFSSEWQETLPEIENDSVIDGEMGKRLNQLVPIPHVPKINGEIPSADEATSDHQRLLDRLQLYELVELKISGDGNCQFRSLSDQIYRTSEHHKFVREQVVNQLKRRPDLYENYVPMAYGDYIKKMSKNGEWGDHVTLQAAVDWFGIKIFVVTSFKDTCYIEILPQTEQKSNRTIFLSFWAEVHYNSIYPLGELPEVESKKKKRWWW is encoded by the exons ATGGGAATGATGTGTGATCTTGATCCTGATGTTGTACGATGGGGTCTTCACCACTTAGATATTTGCTCATTAGCAAACAGTGGCTCTCTACCTGCTGTGACGTGCTATGCGGAGGAAAAATCGACGAATGATAAATTGAAGGAGGACTTCTGTATAAAAGCAGAATCCGTAGTGGAGAATGATAAGGCAATCGCTCAAGCTCTTCAGGAAGAGTTATCAAGACTTGATGCTGCACAGGATCTACGATCTGTATCTTCTCGAGAACAACAAAATCAGAAAGAATCGATTCTCACTCAGAATTGGCTTGGACCTTCAGGAAGGCACTTCAGCTCTG AGTGGCAGGAGACCTTGCCGGAGATTGAAAATGATTCTGTTATCGATGGTGAAATGGGGAAAAGGCTGAATCAATTGGTTCCAATTCCT CATGTTCCTAAAATCAATGGTGAGATACCCTCAGCGGATGAAGCTACATCAGACCATCAAAGGCTTCTGGACAG ATTGCAATTATACGAGCTGGTTGAACTCAAAATCTCAGGAGACGGCAACTGTCAG TTCCGTTCGTTGTCTGATCAAATATATCGGACGTCAGAGCATCACAAATTCGTGAGAGAACAAGTAGTCAACCAG CTGAAGCGAAGACCGGACTTGTATGAAAATTATGTCCCGATGGCTTATGGTGATTACATAAAGAAAATGAGCAA GAACGGGGAATGGGGTGATCACGTCACGTTGCAGGCTGCTGTAGATTGG TTTGGCAtcaaaatatttgttgttaCATCATTCAAGGATACATGCTACATCGAGATCCTTCCACAAACTGAACAGAAGTCCAATAGAA CTATATTCTTGAGTTTCTGGGCCGAGGTTCACTATAATTCGATATATCCATTAGGAG AATTGCCTGAGGTagagagcaagaagaagaagcgaTGGTGGTGGTGA